The nucleotide sequence CATCATCAAGGGCATCGAAAAGGGTGCACCGGCGGTAATTGAAGTTTGCACAGACATCGACCGCAAGGGCCTGTGCAGCGACAGCATCCCGTTCGAGGAGTCGAGCCTCGTCGGCAAGTTCTATGCGGCCAAGAATGAAAGCACCGGCGAGGAGACTTCAGTTCACTTCAACGACAAGATTTCCTACATCGATAATCGGACAGATCATCGAATCTGCTTCTATGAGAACACCGAGTTCGGTGGAGAGAAGCTCACGATCGACGCCCATGAGAAGGTAAATAGCCTCAACCCTTCCGGAGATGACACCGGAGTTAATGATGAGATTTCTTCCCTGAAGCCGTGCTGAATGAGGCGGGAACGGTCGACCGCGAAGGTCTCGGGTCTTTTTTTCTTGTCGGGCGGCTGACAACGGCTGACGTGATGAGGTGGATCGGCCCTGACGGCCCTGACGGCCCTGACGGCCCTGACGGCCCTGACGGCCCTGACGGCCAGCGACTGCCCGAGGCCCTGCTCGCCAGGTTGAACGCGGCCTCGCGCCCGCACCGGTCCCGCCTCGTGCTCATGGCGGATGCCAGGGCATCTGCCTGGAGATTCCGCACCGCCGTGAGCGCGGTCAATTGGCCTCCCGGACTGAAAACAAGGACACAGCCTGCCCCGCAAACAGATCTCCGCCGGCGTCGAGCACGGCTTCGCCCGCATGAAGACCGGAAAGCCCTCTGTGACTGCCGCCGCAAAGGCGACGGCAGTCACACGTCATGTTGGGCATCGGAGGGAGGCACAGCCCCGCCCTCGGCGGACAGGCGGGCGGCCCCGCGCGCAGTCCGACCCTGCCCGGAACGACTCGAATCATTCACGACAGCCCTCTTACTATACAGAGGGGCGCAGAACGGACACGCGAAAAGTGGTTCTTTCGCCACCACACGGGGGCGAAAGAACCACTATTGCATCAACGCCCGAAACGGGTGGGAGGGGTCACATTCCTCGAATTGAGCAAGGAAACGGATGCCCCGTCCTTATCCTTCGCCGGCAGACTTACGGAACTTGGATCAACTGGCCGATAAACCGGTTGCATAGAGGCAGCGTGGGCCACAGGGACCGCCGGAACAGCCTGCGCGGCAGAACTCGATGCAGCTGCACTCTCCGGCGTGGCGTAATTTGACGCTCGCACCCCCACGTAATTGTGGTAATGCGGCGCTTCTTTGGTTACCTGATATAGACCCTTGGCTGAATCTTTCACGCTGATCCACTTTCTGAACCCATTGGCCCCCATTGTATTCTTTTCATTTTCGTTCATTGCCCCCGTGCCCTTCGATATGCCATACAGCCAGCCACCGACCCTTTCGCCTCTCGATGGCAGACAGACTCCCTTGAGGTGGGGATATGTGGCGTAATACTCGTTGATCGCTGACGACATGTCTTCATTTCTGTGCGGCATAAATATCCCTCAAATATTCTCCGGCGAGCCTTGCTTGCTGCCACGCGATTGCATCCCCCGATCGGTGGCCAGCCTGAAAGGCTCAGTTTTTTCTGTCCAATAGCAACAACGTCAGCGCATGCCATTTGGTTCAACCCGCCTTCGACGGATCGACCGCAGGCCGCTGTTCATCGACCGTGGCGTGCCGCTCACCGAGACGGCGATCGCTGGGTGGCGAAGCTGATCAACCGCACCGCGCTGAAGCTGACGGCTGCCGAGCTGCCTTAACGGGCGGCGCGGGCGGGGCCGCGACGCGGTCCCGAGAGGTCGTTGTATCCCTATCTCATACGGGAATTGGTGTTTGTGTCCTGAGAATTGGGTCGCGCCAGGGGTCGCCGGTGAGGCGGCCGCAGGTCGGTCATGGCGAGGTGGATCATGACCTCGGAGCGGGCGGGGAGGGTGTCTCAGTCGTGGGCCAGGCGCAGGTGGCACATCAGCCACCCGTAGGTCCGCTCCACGGTCCAGCGCTTGGGCAGCGGAGTGAATCCCCCGGTCTCAAGGGCGCGTTGGACGACTTACCCGTTGATACCGAGGGCGGCAGCGTGCTCGACGAGGTGCTGACGGAGCCGTCGTCCACCCCCAGACCTTGCGGGCCGACGAGTGGGCAGCGGCCCTTGAGCAGCCAAATGGCCGCCCCACCGGTCAGAAGACCGGGAGCATCGCGTCTGATCAACGGCAGGTCTGGGACTTCGGTCAGGGAAGAACCCGTCGTAACTTCATCGGGACGATTCTTCCGGCGCCGCAGCGGGACGTTCCTCAGGATTGAGTCTCTTTCGGAGGGATTCGGCATCGGTGTGGCCGAGACGGTCCATGATGGCCAAGGCCTCGGTCCAGGCGACGCGGGCCGCTTCCGGAGTGCCCGCACTGAGTCGGGTGTCGCCGAGGTGGGTCAGAGTACTGGCGACGAACCAGGGAAGGTCGCCCTGCAACCGGTAGAGGTCGAGGGCACGCTGGAAGGCATCGACGGCTTCGGCGTGTTGCCCGAGGTGATGGTGGGCGCAGCCGATGGTGTCCCAGGTATGCGCCACGTTGGTGACGTCTCCCAGTTCCTGGCTCAGCGCCAGGGCCTGCCGGCAGTGATCGAGTGCCTCCTGGTGGCGGCCCAGCAGCATCTGGTTCCAGCCGACAGCATTGAGCGCGGACGCGATCGCCGTCCGGCTGCGGATGTCGTCGGCGCCCTTGCCTTCGCAGGCGCGGAACAGCGCGAGGGACCGTTGTGCTGCATCCCTCGCGCCTTCCAAGTCTCCCTGTTGTTCCAGTGACCAGGCCAGAACGCGGTGGCTCTCGGCTGCGGCTCTGAGATCGCCGCTGTCGGTGCACAGTTCGATCGCCCGCCGAGCTTCGGAGGCCGCCCGGTCGAGATGTCCCAGGCCCGCCATGGCAAGGCCGAGGCCGCGATGGGCGTATGCCTCGGCCCTCTGGTCGTCCAGTCGGCGCGCAGCCTCCAGGGCGGCGCGCTGCGCAGCCTCTTCCTCCTGCCACAGGCCACGCAGATGAAGGTAATTGGACACGGCCCAGGCAAGTCGCCAGGTGTGGGTGTCGTATCCGTGCGCGGCCGCCTGCTCCACAGCCGCGATGAGCACCGCCTGTTCGGCAGTGAACCAGGCTGTCGCCTTTCCCGCGTCGCCGTCGAACTCCTCGGGTCGTACGCCTTCGGCCACGGGATCGAGGGGAACGAGAGCGCGGGCCAGGTTGGTGAGCGCGGCGGCCTCGTGGGCGGTGTGAAGGTAGTGGTCGAGCGCGCGGTGGCGAGCGGCCCTCACCCGCGCGGGGGTCTCGAATGTCTGTGTGAGTTCACCTGCGTAGTTGCGGAGCAGGTCGTGGGAGGCGTAGCGGCCGGGGGCCGTCTCGTCGAGGAGGTGTGCTTGCACGAGCTGTGCGAGCAGGCGCCGGGTTTGCGGGAGGGGGTGGCCTACGAGGCTTGCGGCCGCGGGCGCGGTGGTGTCGGGGCCCGGGTGCAGGGCGAGGAGACGGAACAGGCGGGCGGCCTCGGGGGTGAGGGCGTGGTACGACCACGAGAAGACGGCGCGTACGTCGGCGGCGGTGTCGCCGTCGTCCTGGAAGGCGTCGAGGTCGGCGGCGCTGTCGCGGAGCTCAGCCGCGAGGGCGGCGAGTGGGAACCCGGGGCGAGTGGCCGCTCGGGCGGCGGTGACGGCGAGAGCGAGTGGGAGGCGGGCACAGCGGGCGATGATCTCGTCGACGGCGTCCGGTTCGGCGTCCACCCGGGCGGTGCCGAGGCGTCGTGCGAGCAGGGAGCGGGCTTCGGCGGATGTGAGGACATCGAGATGAAGCGGATGGGCGCTGTCGACGGCGATGAGGCCGGTGAGCCGGTCACGGCTGGTGATGATGGCCAGGGTGCCGGGGGTCGCAGGCAGGAGGGGGCGCACCTGGGCCGCGTCGCGGGCGTTGTCGAGGAGCAGGAGCAGCCGACGGCCCGCGATGTGGGTGCGGTAGGTGGCGGCGAGAGCGTCGAGGTCCTGGGGAAGTGCGCGGATGTCGGCGCCGAGGGACTCCAGCAGGGTGCGCAGGGCATGTTCGGGGGTGACGGGCACGCCTACGGGGTCGAAGCCGCGCAGGTTCACATAGAGCTGACCGTCGGGGAAGCGATAGGCGACTTGGTGAGCCCAGTGCACCGCGAACGCGGTCTTACCGACGCCTGCCGTACCGGCGACCGCGCTGACGATCACGGTGCCGCTCGCGGATAATGCGGTCGCCCGTGCCAGTTCAGCCTGTCGGCCGACGAACACCGGCAACACGGGAGGGAGTTGTGCTGGGACGGGAACGGACCGCAGGGTTGCAGGAGCAGGATCGGGCGAAGGCGGCGCACTGAGGAGAGCGGGGTCGGCCTGGAGGACGCGCTGGTACAGCGCCTGTAGCGCCTGACCGGGGTCCACGCCCAGCTCCTCCGCGAGCAGCGCCCGTGTATCGCGGTAGGTGTCCAGTGCCGCGGCCTGCCGGCCCGAGCGGTAATAGGCCAGCATCAGCAGTTCACGGAAGCGCTCGTCCAGGGGATGCCCGGCAACCAGCTCGCCGAGCTCGGCGACGGCCTCCGCAAGGTGGCCGAGATCCAGTTCGGCGGTGAGGCGGTCGGCCGTTGCGGACAGCCACAGTTCGGTCAGACGCATACGTTGCTGCTGTGCGTAGTCGCCCCGGACGTCGGCCAACGGTGTGCCGTGCCACAGACTGTTCGCTTCACGAAAGAGCTTCACCGCCCCCGCGATGTCGCCCTCGCCGCGTGCCCGTTCGGCCTGAGCGCACAGGTCACGGAAGCGGCGTAGGTCCAACTCGAACACGGCACAGAGCTGGTATCCGTCACCGACGGAACGAATCACCGAGTTCGAGTTCGCAGGGGCGCCCACCGGGTCGAGAGCCTTGCGGAGCCGGTGGATGTAACCGCGCAGAATGCCGGAGGCGGAGGCCGGAGTCTCGTTTCCCCACACTGCGGCCGACAGCTTGGTCATCGAGACCTGCGCACCTTCTGCCAGCAGAAGCACAGTCAGCACCGCGCGCTGCTGCGGTGGGCCGAGCGGGACCTCGGTCTCGTCACGCCATGCCCGGACCGGACCCAGCACCGAGAACCGCAACTGCTGCTCCAACATAGACGCCCCTCCCCACAAGCGGTCTCCAGTCTCTCAGAATGGGCGAGTGACCCGGTCGAGCCCGAAGGAGCCGGGGGGCTCGTGCCATCTTTGATCGGGTGGGCCGCTGGTCGGTCGAGAGCTGCCGACAGGGCCGCTGCCGGGGCGCGTGCTCGGACCATGGCATCAAGCGAGACCGACCTGGAGCGCCGTCAGGTACCGGAGCAGCTCAATTCACCTCGGCAGCAAGCTCAGCGAGCGAGTGCCCGGTCATGTACCGCCGGCCGGAGAAGCAGCAACACCTGCAGCGGCTGTCACGCGATCGGTGGCCACGCCGAAGATCCTCAGTGATGCATGTCACGGGGGGTGGGTGAACCTGGGGGGTGTGTTGCTCGATGTGTCTGTCGAACCAGCGGGGACACATGGGGAGACAGTGAATGGCGATCCTGCGGCCGCGTGCCACAAAAGCCACGAGTCACGAAGCGGTCATCAGGGCTCTGTACGCGGAGCACGGCCGGGCACTGCTGGCGTACGCGACGCGTCTGACGGGTGACCGGCTGATAGCGGAGGACGTGGTCCAGGAGACCCTGATCCGTGCGTGGCGCCATCCGGAGGTCGTGTCCAACCCGCAGGGGTCGTTGCGGGGGTGGCTGATCACGGTGACCCGCAACCTCGTCGCGGACCGCTACCGTGCCAGGGCCGCCCGTCCGACGGAGGTGGCGGAGAGCGAGACGACGGTCCCGGTGCAGCAGGACCACTCAGACAACGTCGTCGAGTCGATCGTCTTGATGGATGCTCTCGCCCAGCTCAAGCCCGACCAGCGGAACGTCTTGATGGAGGTCTACTATCACGGGCGCAGTGCCGCCGAGGCCGCGGTACGGCTCGGCATCCCGGAGGGTACCGTCAAGTCCCGGGCCCATCACGCTCTGAAAGCCCTGCGCAAGGTGTATGTGGGCAAGCCCGGCAGCGACGTCCAGCTTCGGAAGGTGGCAGTGTGACCACGCAGGAGCACTCCCATGACGTACTGCTCGGCGCCCACGCGCTGGGCCTGCTCGACGCCGACGAGCGAGCCAGGCTTGAGGAACAGATCGAGGCGTGCGAGGTATGCCAAGTGGAGCTGGCCGATCTGAGGGCACTCGAGGCCGAACTCGGGGAGGTACCGCCTGAGTTCTTCCTGGACGGGCCGCCCGAGGACGGCGATCTGCTGCTCCAGCGCACCCTGCGCCAGGCACGTCAGGAACACACGGTCATCCAGCGCCGCAGGACGCTCGTGACCGGCCTCGTCGCCGCGGCCCTGGCCGGCGTACTGCTCAGCGGCGGATACCTCGCAGGCCAGACACACACCTCCCCCGACACCCTCGCGTCCAGGTCCGCCGAAGACCCCGGCGACGCGACCTGGACAGGCTCCGCGACGGACCCGGCGACCCGGGCCACGATGAAAGCGACCCTGACACCGGCCGCGGGATGGGTCCGCGTCGACGCCACGGTCGCCGGACTCCAGCCCGGCGAGAAATGCCGGCTGATCGTCCTGTCGACCACAGGCGAGCGCGAGATCGCCGGCAGCTGGGTAGTGGCAGACCACCAGCCCACGACACAAGGCGACAGCCAAAACCTCTCCGGCTCCGCCGCCATACCCATCGACCACGTGAAATCCCTGATCGTAGAGAACGACCAAGGAAAACACTACGTCGAAGTGACCGTCTGATCCGGGCCATTGGTCACGGACCACGGACCGACAGATCACCAAGGTATCGCCGAGGCCAACCGACCCAGGGATGAACTCTCAGCCTTGTCCATGTTTTCGCGGGCAAGGCTGCCGTCGCCTCGTCATCCGGCATGCGGAGGCGGTTCAGCGGTCTCTCGCACGGGTCGACGAACCGAGGTGCGCGGCTGCGTGCTTCCTGCGCGGCATTTCTCTGTGGTCCTGACTGGCGACAGCACCGGCGCAGAGCCGACAACAGGACGCCGGAGCCGTATGCGCACGACCTGCTCTCTGGCGGATCACGCAGAGGAACGGGCCATTGACCGGCCGAGCCGCGGTCCCGAGGGACGCTGCGCTCGCAATCACCGTCGTCGGCTCGCCGGCGGTACGTGACGAATGCCGGTGCCCCGTCAGGTGCCGTCGGTGAACACGGTCGGGTCCGCCGCCGGTACCGCACCCGTACAGGTTGCAGGGCCCCATCACGTCTCCTGCTACCACTCCTGGAACATCAGCTGGAGGGCAGTACGAAGAGCGTCGGCTCCAGATGGTGTTCGATCGCCGGGCGCGGCCGGCACGGCCTCTGCGTCGAAGAACCGCAGAACGCGCGGCATGCGGCGCCGCGCACTTCCTGTCGAGTCCGCACACCCGAAGGGCTGACCGCTCCGACGGAGCAGCATGCGGGTCGCCCCCAGGCAGCGGCTTCAGTCCCCGGGTGGCGTACTCAGCCCGTGCCCGTGTCCGCCCCGACGGCGGTGAGCAGTTCCCGTGCTTCGGAACCGAGTCTGGGTCCCGCGAGCCACCGTGCTTCGCTCGGCCCAACCGAGGTGTTACTGACGAGCGCCAGTGTGCCGTCCTGTCTGGCCATGAACCAGCCGCCCCCGGAAGCGCCGCCGTTCATCGTGCAGCCGATCCGGTAGAGGGTGGGGTCCTCCGTCGCGATGGACAGCCTGCCGGGCCGGTCCTGGCAGGAGAACAGCAGATTGCCGTCGAACGGTGTCTCCGCCGGGTATCCCCAGATCTTGAGGGTGGGGATCGCGGTGATGGCCGGCGCGTCGAGCGCCACCGGGATCGCGTACCCGATGGCCTCCTCCAGTGACGCGGTGGGATCCCCGGAGCGGCGGACATGCAGGACGGCGAAGTCATAGGCCGCGCCCGCGCCACCGACCTCCTCACCCTCCCGCGCCCAGCCGGTGGAGACGGCAGCCCGGTCGGCCCACCAGACGCCCAGCGGGGAGATCTGCCGTGTGTCGGTGTCCGCGCTGCTCACGCCGGGCAGCGCCTCGTTGTTGTAGGACGGCACGAAAACGATGTTGCGGTAGAAGGAACCGGTCCGGCCGGTGTGCACGCAGTGGCCCGCGGTCCACACCAGGCTCGAGGCACCGGGGTCCGCGGGATCTGTGACTGCGGTCCCGGAACAGACCCGGCGGCCTTCGGGGGTGTCGAAGAAGACCTTTCCCAGGACGGCCGCGTTCTCGACATACGGTGCCTGCTCGGGCTGTGCCACGACGGGCTTCGGCTCGGGGTCGGAGACGCGCGAGTCGATCTGCGTTCCGTCCTGCATCGCCATGTCGTAAGGGACGGCCTCGGCCATGTCCGACGACGACCAGGTCTTGGGCTCGGTGAACCGGCTGACGGTTTGGGCCTCCTGGGCTGACGGACTCTGGCAGCCGGTGACTGTGAACAGCAGTGAGGCCGTCACCCACAGGAGCATTCCGAACGGTCTTCCCCTCCGGCCACTGCGGCCCTTCATCTCATTACCCATCGCGTGCCGCCGCCCTTTCCTGTGCTGTGAAGCCGTCCGTCATGAGCCGGTGAATCGCCGTCTCTCTGCCGGCTCAACCGCGCGCGGCCACCTCTGCCGAAAGGGAGAGCGTCGCGGCAGAGGTGGCCTGATGCGCGGGCGGTGCCCGCAGAGAACGGGGGTCGCCGAGTGGTCACTGAGTGGCGGTGGCGAATTCCCCGATGAAGACCGAGCGGGTCTTGTTGTCGAAGTTCTGCGCGGCGAGGTTCGCGGAGACACCACTCTCCAGGAGGAGAGACTTCCCGGTGCAGTCGGGGCCGTCCCACAACTTGATCGGCTTGCCGACCGACTGGTCGTCGTCCGGGCTGATCGAGGAGATGGCGCCGCCCAGAGAGGTGTTCTTGCAACCTCGGCCGGAGACGGTGCCGACCGCGCTCTCGGAGTCGTTGGGGTCGTCGGTGAACTTGTAGAGTCCGTCCTGGGAGCGTGCGACCAACTTGGTGCCCTTTGTCTCGCCTCCGGCGGAGCCGTTTCCGCCCGTGGCGCCGCCGTTGCCGGACTCCTCGATCTCGGGCTCGGCCACTTCGCCACCGTCCTCGCCGGACCGCTTGCCGTCAGGGGTCACACCGAACCAGGTGCCGCCGACGCCCTGACCGTTGGTGTCACCGGGCTGCAGATCCTTGCTGAACAGGTACAGCGGCGCCTTGCCGAGGGTGAGCTGAAAGCCCTTGCCCCGCCTGATAAAGCCGACGTCCGACTTCTTGATGCCGTCGATGAAGACCTTGCCGCCCGGCTTCACGAGATACGGCGGCCAGATCTGTTCGCACGCGTCGAAGCAGTTGGACTTGCCTGGCGTGTCCTTGTCGAACCGGTAGAGAACGAAACCGGCAGCGTTCGTCACCACGGGATCCAGATCTCCAGCCGAGGCGGCCGACAGCTGAACCCAGTTGCGAATGACGGGACTCGACTGCTTCTTGGCAGGGGCCGCGTTGGCGGCGAAGTCGCCGGTGCTCAGATCAGCCTTGTTCTGCTTGGCCGTACCGTCCTTGAAGTTGACCTCGTCCGCGGCGACCGACGTCTCCGAATTCTTCGCGGCCTGCTCGTCCCCACCACCACAAGCAGTAAGGAGAAGAGCCCCGGCCATCAAGGTCGCCGCGACGGTGGCAATACGAGTGCGATACATGGGAGAACCCCCGAAAAATGGTGGCATTGACGTTCTGGTCTTTTCAGATCGGCTGGCACACCCGACACGGCTGCCGCGGCGTGTGGAGTTCTAAAAAGGAGCGCACGTTATCCAACTGTGATAAATGGAGGAATGAGACCGCTCCTGGCAGCGCCAGCGGCGGTCAAGCCCGGTCGCCGCGTGCTCCGCCGGCAAGGGGTGCGGGAAGGTGGGGAAGCACGCGGTGACGGGGCGCGGGGTGGAGTTGCGGGACGGACCCGGACGGTCAGAGGCGCACCCCGTGGTCGGCCA is from Streptomyces rishiriensis and encodes:
- a CDS encoding AfsR/SARP family transcriptional regulator, translating into MLEQQLRFSVLGPVRAWRDETEVPLGPPQQRAVLTVLLLAEGAQVSMTKLSAAVWGNETPASASGILRGYIHRLRKALDPVGAPANSNSVIRSVGDGYQLCAVFELDLRRFRDLCAQAERARGEGDIAGAVKLFREANSLWHGTPLADVRGDYAQQQRMRLTELWLSATADRLTAELDLGHLAEAVAELGELVAGHPLDERFRELLMLAYYRSGRQAAALDTYRDTRALLAEELGVDPGQALQALYQRVLQADPALLSAPPSPDPAPATLRSVPVPAQLPPVLPVFVGRQAELARATALSASGTVIVSAVAGTAGVGKTAFAVHWAHQVAYRFPDGQLYVNLRGFDPVGVPVTPEHALRTLLESLGADIRALPQDLDALAATYRTHIAGRRLLLLLDNARDAAQVRPLLPATPGTLAIITSRDRLTGLIAVDSAHPLHLDVLTSAEARSLLARRLGTARVDAEPDAVDEIIARCARLPLALAVTAARAATRPGFPLAALAAELRDSAADLDAFQDDGDTAADVRAVFSWSYHALTPEAARLFRLLALHPGPDTTAPAAASLVGHPLPQTRRLLAQLVQAHLLDETAPGRYASHDLLRNYAGELTQTFETPARVRAARHRALDHYLHTAHEAAALTNLARALVPLDPVAEGVRPEEFDGDAGKATAWFTAEQAVLIAAVEQAAAHGYDTHTWRLAWAVSNYLHLRGLWQEEEAAQRAALEAARRLDDQRAEAYAHRGLGLAMAGLGHLDRAASEARRAIELCTDSGDLRAAAESHRVLAWSLEQQGDLEGARDAAQRSLALFRACEGKGADDIRSRTAIASALNAVGWNQMLLGRHQEALDHCRQALALSQELGDVTNVAHTWDTIGCAHHHLGQHAEAVDAFQRALDLYRLQGDLPWFVASTLTHLGDTRLSAGTPEAARVAWTEALAIMDRLGHTDAESLRKRLNPEERPAAAPEESSR
- a CDS encoding sigma-70 family RNA polymerase sigma factor, with translation MAILRPRATKATSHEAVIRALYAEHGRALLAYATRLTGDRLIAEDVVQETLIRAWRHPEVVSNPQGSLRGWLITVTRNLVADRYRARAARPTEVAESETTVPVQQDHSDNVVESIVLMDALAQLKPDQRNVLMEVYYHGRSAAEAAVRLGIPEGTVKSRAHHALKALRKVYVGKPGSDVQLRKVAV
- a CDS encoding anti-sigma factor family protein, producing the protein MTTQEHSHDVLLGAHALGLLDADERARLEEQIEACEVCQVELADLRALEAELGEVPPEFFLDGPPEDGDLLLQRTLRQARQEHTVIQRRRTLVTGLVAAALAGVLLSGGYLAGQTHTSPDTLASRSAEDPGDATWTGSATDPATRATMKATLTPAAGWVRVDATVAGLQPGEKCRLIVLSTTGEREIAGSWVVADHQPTTQGDSQNLSGSAAIPIDHVKSLIVENDQGKHYVEVTV
- a CDS encoding trypsin-like serine peptidase; this translates as MTASLLFTVTGCQSPSAQEAQTVSRFTEPKTWSSSDMAEAVPYDMAMQDGTQIDSRVSDPEPKPVVAQPEQAPYVENAAVLGKVFFDTPEGRRVCSGTAVTDPADPGASSLVWTAGHCVHTGRTGSFYRNIVFVPSYNNEALPGVSSADTDTRQISPLGVWWADRAAVSTGWAREGEEVGGAGAAYDFAVLHVRRSGDPTASLEEAIGYAIPVALDAPAITAIPTLKIWGYPAETPFDGNLLFSCQDRPGRLSIATEDPTLYRIGCTMNGGASGGGWFMARQDGTLALVSNTSVGPSEARWLAGPRLGSEARELLTAVGADTGTG